The proteins below are encoded in one region of Fimbriimonadaceae bacterium:
- the argC gene encoding N-acetyl-gamma-glutamyl-phosphate reductase, producing the protein MLKKTIPSIVLGGAGYVAGEMLGLLLNHPSFFVETVVSSTHQGERVDCVFPHLTGVAGDQVFAEIDSCAERLQGKRQVALFSALPHGESAKILDQVIGQSPAVRVLDVSADFRFSDPDQYERIYGRPHPAPDLLKRFTCALPDLARGDVGDLVSHPGCFSTGISLGLAGLREGDWIEPEVQVSAVTGSTGAGRQLGPGTHHPHRQSSMWAYQPLHHRHQPEVETLLPGLKVAFVPHSGPFSRGIHSTIFARLKRRASAEELADALAEYYASTPFVKVSTQMPTLKEVVGTNRCHLGVAVADGQLVVTSVIDNLVKGAAGGAVQWMNRLFSLDEKEGLVNAVPGWI; encoded by the coding sequence ATGCTTAAGAAAACCATACCTTCCATCGTCTTAGGAGGAGCCGGATATGTCGCAGGGGAGATGCTCGGTCTCCTCTTGAACCACCCCTCGTTCTTTGTAGAGACCGTTGTTTCTTCTACGCACCAAGGGGAGCGGGTGGACTGCGTCTTTCCCCACTTAACGGGCGTGGCGGGAGACCAAGTCTTTGCGGAGATCGATTCGTGCGCCGAAAGGTTACAAGGGAAGAGGCAGGTCGCTTTATTCAGCGCGCTTCCCCATGGAGAGTCGGCAAAAATCCTGGACCAAGTTATCGGCCAAAGTCCAGCCGTCCGTGTGCTCGACGTTTCCGCAGACTTTCGATTCTCCGACCCCGACCAATACGAAAGGATTTACGGGAGGCCGCATCCCGCTCCCGATCTCCTGAAGAGGTTTACGTGCGCCTTGCCGGACCTCGCGCGCGGGGACGTCGGCGACCTGGTTTCGCATCCCGGATGCTTCTCGACGGGCATCAGCCTTGGGCTCGCCGGCCTGCGCGAGGGCGACTGGATCGAGCCGGAAGTGCAAGTGAGTGCGGTCACGGGGAGCACGGGCGCCGGGCGCCAACTCGGGCCGGGCACCCACCACCCGCACCGCCAAAGCTCGATGTGGGCCTACCAACCGCTTCACCACCGCCACCAGCCCGAGGTCGAGACGCTGCTGCCTGGTCTCAAGGTCGCGTTCGTGCCTCACTCGGGGCCGTTCTCCCGCGGGATCCACTCCACCATCTTTGCGCGGCTGAAGCGTCGGGCTTCCGCGGAAGAACTCGCGGACGCCTTGGCCGAGTACTACGCATCGACCCCGTTCGTGAAGGTCTCGACCCAGATGCCGACCCTGAAGGAGGTCGTCGGGACGAACCGCTGCCACCTCGGCGTCGCCGTCGCGGACGGCCAGCTCGTGGTGACATCGGTCATCGATAACCTCGTGAAGGGGGCCGCCGGCGGCGCAGTCCAGTGGATGAACCGGCTCTTCAGCCTCGACGAGAAGGAGGGGCTGGTCAATGCCGTTCCTGGCTGGATCTGA
- a CDS encoding N-acetylornithine carbamoyltransferase, with translation MRHFLSLADFSREEVQGLVDLARALKREPVGERLLRKVVGLLFMNPSLRTLASFQAGVGQQGGTSFVVQPGAGSWTLELEDGAVMDGSAVEHVREAIPVLASYCDILGVRSFADQADLSADLADARMRRFADLSPKPLINMESASDHPCQALADWTTLDELGVPPDGHFVLSWAWHPKPLPYAVPAAALRMAAQRGMRVTVLCPDGYALPEDLTNAAASLGAREVRTVHEVGEGMRGAHVLYCKSWCSPEFYGRPTEEAGHRAGLRDWCVKESWFETAHESAKFMHCLPVRRNVKVADEVLDGPRSAVLQQAENRLHAQKSVMVSIVQGSGPWS, from the coding sequence GTGAGGCACTTCCTCAGCCTCGCGGACTTTAGCCGGGAGGAGGTGCAGGGCCTTGTCGATTTAGCGCGCGCGCTGAAGCGTGAGCCCGTCGGGGAGCGACTGCTCCGCAAAGTGGTCGGCCTGCTCTTTATGAACCCGAGCCTGCGCACCCTTGCGAGCTTCCAGGCCGGAGTCGGCCAGCAAGGCGGGACTTCGTTCGTCGTGCAACCCGGCGCCGGCAGCTGGACGCTCGAACTGGAGGACGGGGCGGTGATGGACGGCAGCGCGGTCGAGCACGTCCGCGAAGCGATCCCGGTGCTGGCCTCCTACTGCGACATTCTCGGGGTCCGGTCGTTCGCGGACCAGGCGGACTTGAGCGCAGACCTCGCGGACGCGCGCATGCGCCGCTTCGCGGACCTGAGCCCGAAGCCCCTCATCAATATGGAGTCGGCGAGCGACCATCCCTGCCAAGCCCTGGCCGATTGGACGACCCTCGACGAACTGGGCGTGCCCCCAGACGGCCATTTCGTGCTTTCCTGGGCGTGGCACCCCAAACCGCTGCCGTACGCCGTCCCCGCCGCCGCCCTCCGCATGGCGGCCCAGCGCGGGATGCGGGTGACCGTGCTCTGCCCGGATGGCTACGCCCTTCCCGAAGACCTGACCAATGCCGCCGCCAGTCTCGGCGCTAGGGAAGTCCGCACGGTCCACGAAGTGGGGGAAGGGATGCGGGGCGCACACGTGCTTTACTGCAAGTCTTGGTGCTCGCCGGAGTTCTATGGCCGGCCCACGGAAGAGGCCGGACACCGCGCGGGCTTGCGCGATTGGTGCGTGAAGGAATCGTGGTTCGAGACCGCACACGAGAGCGCGAAGTTCATGCACTGTCTTCCCGTTAGGAGAAATGTAAAAGTGGCAGACGAAGTCCTCGACGGCCCTCGTTCGGCCGTGCTGCAACAAGCCGAGAACAGGCTTCACGCCCAAAAAAGTGTAATGGTCTCGATAGTGCAAGGGAGCGGGCCTTGGAGCTGA
- the argB gene encoding acetylglutamate kinase, whose amino-acid sequence MELISVQGLRAALPYIRKFSGSLFVFKLGGEALESTKPLDSIVEQLTLLHQLGIRFVVVHGGGSQSTELLGRLGVASEFVDGRRVTSAEAIKGMVMSLNGTARTAILSSCRRHRLPAIGLSGIDAAIIRAEKRPPTTATSGAPVDYGFVGDVLEVDPAPLRHLLDAGIVPIVSCLAADDAGTVLNINADTVASALAVSLRAAKLIVLMKPRGVLQDVSDPLSLLSELTLAELKGLETDQRLNGGMLPKAKAIEAAILGGVGTVHLISYEVPDSIMVEVFTNEGCGTMVVAGEGV is encoded by the coding sequence TTGGAGCTGATCTCAGTCCAAGGATTGCGGGCAGCCCTGCCCTATATCCGCAAGTTTTCCGGCAGCCTCTTCGTCTTTAAGCTGGGCGGTGAGGCGCTCGAATCGACGAAGCCGCTGGACTCGATCGTCGAGCAACTCACGCTGCTGCACCAGCTGGGCATCCGGTTTGTGGTCGTCCATGGGGGCGGGAGCCAATCGACCGAACTGCTTGGGCGGCTCGGCGTCGCAAGCGAGTTCGTCGACGGGCGCCGCGTGACCAGCGCGGAGGCAATCAAGGGCATGGTGATGTCCCTCAATGGCACGGCGAGGACGGCGATCCTTTCCTCCTGCCGGAGACACCGCCTCCCCGCCATCGGCCTTTCAGGCATCGATGCCGCCATCATCCGCGCCGAGAAACGGCCGCCGACGACCGCGACGAGCGGCGCGCCAGTGGACTACGGCTTCGTCGGCGACGTCCTGGAGGTGGACCCCGCTCCGCTACGGCATTTGCTGGATGCGGGGATCGTCCCGATCGTCAGCTGCCTTGCGGCCGACGACGCGGGCACCGTGCTCAACATCAATGCCGACACGGTCGCTTCCGCCCTGGCGGTGAGCCTGCGGGCGGCCAAGCTCATCGTCCTGATGAAGCCGCGCGGCGTGCTCCAGGACGTCTCGGATCCGCTCTCGCTCCTCTCGGAGCTCACCCTCGCCGAGCTCAAGGGCCTAGAAACCGATCAAAGGCTCAACGGCGGGATGCTGCCGAAGGCGAAGGCGATCGAAGCGGCGATTCTTGGCGGGGTCGGGACCGTGCACCTCATCTCCTATGAGGTTCCAGACTCGATCATGGTCGAGGTGTTCACGAACGAGGGTTGCGGCACCATGGTCGTCGCCGGCGAGGGCGTGTGA
- the argG gene encoding argininosuccinate synthase has product MKVALAYSGGLDTTWCIPVLRDAGFEVVTVTVDVGGLTLEDLQEAATRSKKLGVKEHVVVEAAEAFFDEIVRYLIAGNVLRGGSYPLCVGAERALQAREVAKIAREAGAQAVAHGCTAAGNDQFRFETALRTLAPELDVLAPVRDKAPSRGDQVALLGRLGLEFPAGKAKYSINSGLWGVTIGGEETTGTERSIPEEAWQRTRGAFESAKPPTNHRVRFHEGVPDALDGRAMSPVRLIGELDALAASYGIGRGIHLGETILGIKGRVAFEAPAATVLVTAHRELEKLTLTKRQQSLKDLVGAFYGEWVHEGLFTEPAARQAEALFRESQRHVTGEVSFELRPGSLFVTGVNSPHSMHAASRAVYGEAAGEWTPEDAKGFARLHGLSGILFSRSEGAS; this is encoded by the coding sequence ATGAAAGTCGCCCTGGCCTATTCGGGCGGCCTGGACACGACCTGGTGCATCCCCGTCCTTCGCGACGCCGGGTTCGAGGTCGTCACGGTGACGGTCGACGTCGGCGGCCTCACGCTGGAGGATCTGCAAGAAGCGGCCACGCGGAGCAAGAAGCTCGGTGTGAAGGAGCATGTGGTCGTGGAGGCCGCGGAAGCGTTCTTCGACGAGATCGTGCGATACCTGATCGCCGGCAACGTCCTGCGGGGCGGCTCCTATCCGCTGTGCGTCGGGGCGGAGCGGGCGCTCCAGGCGCGGGAAGTGGCCAAGATCGCGCGCGAAGCGGGTGCGCAGGCGGTGGCCCACGGGTGCACGGCCGCCGGGAACGACCAGTTTCGGTTCGAAACCGCCCTTCGCACCCTCGCTCCAGAGCTCGACGTGCTTGCCCCGGTGCGGGACAAGGCGCCGAGCCGGGGCGACCAGGTCGCGCTTCTCGGCCGGCTCGGGCTTGAATTCCCGGCCGGCAAAGCCAAGTACAGCATCAATTCGGGCCTCTGGGGCGTGACCATCGGGGGCGAGGAGACGACCGGCACGGAGCGGTCCATCCCCGAAGAGGCCTGGCAACGCACACGCGGGGCGTTCGAATCGGCCAAGCCTCCGACGAACCACAGGGTCCGTTTCCACGAGGGGGTCCCGGACGCCCTGGACGGTCGCGCCATGTCGCCGGTGCGCCTGATCGGCGAGCTGGACGCGCTCGCCGCCAGCTATGGCATCGGCCGCGGGATCCACCTGGGCGAGACGATCCTCGGGATCAAAGGCCGGGTCGCGTTCGAAGCGCCGGCGGCGACCGTGCTCGTCACGGCCCACCGCGAGCTCGAAAAACTGACCCTCACGAAGCGCCAGCAATCGCTGAAGGACTTGGTGGGGGCGTTCTACGGCGAGTGGGTGCACGAGGGCCTCTTCACGGAGCCGGCGGCCCGCCAGGCGGAGGCGCTCTTCCGGGAGAGCCAGCGTCACGTCACGGGCGAGGTGAGCTTCGAGCTGCGCCCTGGCTCCCTTTTCGTGACGGGCGTCAACTCACCCCATTCGATGCATGCGGCCTCCCGCGCCGTCTATGGCGAGGCGGCCGGAGAATGGACGCCCGAAGACGCGAAGGGCTTCGCCCGGCTTCACGGCCTCTCGGGCATCCTCTTTTCGCGGTCGGAGGGGGCGTCGTGA
- a CDS encoding aminotransferase class III-fold pyridoxal phosphate-dependent enzyme, producing the protein MPFLAGSEPELSVYTRLPVTLVRGHGCRVWDDQGKEYVDFYGGHAVAALGYGHPALVSAIQAQVAELLFQTNAVDLAIRGEALAKLVETAPPHLRRAFLVNSGAEAVEAALRLAFLKTGRTRVTALRGAFHGRTAAAAAITDGNDTWYGFPNAPFAVDWVGPEDFDRLDDVLTEETAAFIFEPVQGVAGAVDLSPGFLRQAARLSAERGALLIADEVQTGIGRTGTLYAVEQLGVAPDLLTTAKGLGGGFPVSALLTTDEVGRVAKPGSLGTTFGGGPVACAAMKAVLETVSEPAFLAGVRERSAKLRMGCLYAGARRVTGMGFLLGAHVGRPVKDVRAALLERGFLTGDAKDPQVLRLLPPLTVSLEEIDAFCSALGEVLA; encoded by the coding sequence ATGCCGTTCCTGGCTGGATCTGAACCCGAGCTTTCCGTCTACACGCGGCTGCCGGTCACCTTGGTGCGGGGGCACGGGTGCCGCGTCTGGGACGACCAAGGCAAGGAGTACGTGGACTTTTACGGCGGCCATGCCGTCGCGGCCCTGGGCTATGGCCATCCGGCCCTCGTCTCCGCGATCCAGGCGCAAGTGGCAGAGCTGCTTTTCCAGACAAATGCGGTCGACTTGGCGATCCGCGGCGAAGCGCTTGCCAAGCTCGTCGAGACCGCGCCGCCCCATCTGAGGCGCGCGTTCCTGGTGAACAGCGGGGCCGAGGCGGTCGAGGCCGCGTTGCGACTGGCGTTCCTCAAGACGGGGCGCACACGGGTCACCGCGTTGCGCGGGGCCTTCCACGGGCGGACCGCGGCAGCGGCGGCCATCACCGACGGCAACGACACGTGGTACGGGTTTCCCAACGCGCCGTTCGCGGTGGACTGGGTCGGCCCGGAGGACTTCGACCGGCTAGACGACGTGCTCACGGAAGAGACGGCCGCGTTCATCTTCGAGCCGGTGCAAGGAGTCGCGGGGGCGGTGGACCTTTCGCCGGGCTTCCTTCGACAGGCGGCGCGGCTCTCGGCCGAGCGCGGCGCGCTCCTTATCGCGGACGAGGTCCAGACCGGCATCGGCCGCACCGGGACCCTCTACGCGGTGGAGCAGCTCGGAGTCGCCCCGGACCTCCTCACCACGGCGAAAGGCTTGGGCGGGGGTTTCCCGGTCTCGGCTCTCCTCACCACCGATGAGGTCGGCCGAGTCGCCAAGCCCGGGTCGCTCGGCACGACGTTCGGGGGCGGGCCCGTCGCATGCGCTGCGATGAAGGCGGTCCTCGAGACCGTCAGCGAACCGGCCTTCCTGGCAGGGGTCCGCGAGCGGTCCGCGAAGCTCCGGATGGGGTGCCTCTATGCGGGCGCGCGGCGCGTCACCGGCATGGGATTTCTGCTCGGGGCCCACGTCGGGCGGCCGGTCAAGGACGTGCGGGCGGCGCTCTTGGAGCGCGGCTTCCTCACGGGTGACGCGAAGGATCCCCAGGTCTTGCGGCTCCTCCCCCCGCTGACGGTATCCCTGGAGGAGATCGACGCCTTCTGTTCTGCGCTGGGCGAGGTCTTGGCGTGA